A single Stutzerimonas stutzeri DNA region contains:
- a CDS encoding sensor histidine kinase: MPNRHSLFWRLVVLVAGFCLAMIWVSGYVGQKVAYHSSFLSPHALKTLEGYAERAYNAALNGPAAVDRWITALQQDEPGLALVVDRHHQSLGGRELNERERGLLRFARPYDSPMSRRAGPHPMIAIPFNESGDQLVMQLPERLSPWHNHALLVAATVYLPPVVLSVLFGWLLYRLLISPLDHLRRQANTVRGNRLSSLLPLALTRRNDELGELGRSLEYLTRRLHDSIRQQQQLLRDLSHELRTPLSRLRVACESDLPQAILRERVEREVTGMQRLVDGTLELAWLDSEQPQLAREAVDVESLWNLICEDACFESGWPRTRLHSDIPKDCQVFGNLNALAQAMENVLRNAIRHSPADGTVRLTARREDAHWRLSIDDQGPGVRPDQLDMMFRPFSRLSASRPGGDGFGLGLAIARGMMVLQGGRIWAENLHPGLRVNFVLQDV; the protein is encoded by the coding sequence ATGCCCAACCGTCATTCGCTGTTCTGGCGCCTGGTGGTGCTGGTCGCAGGCTTCTGTCTGGCAATGATCTGGGTCAGCGGCTACGTGGGGCAAAAGGTGGCCTACCACAGCTCATTCCTGTCCCCACACGCCCTGAAAACCTTGGAAGGCTACGCTGAGCGGGCTTATAACGCGGCCCTCAACGGGCCAGCCGCCGTGGATCGCTGGATCACCGCGTTGCAGCAGGACGAGCCCGGGCTGGCGCTGGTCGTGGATCGTCACCATCAGTCGCTTGGCGGGCGTGAATTGAATGAGCGGGAGCGCGGCTTACTGCGCTTCGCCCGGCCATACGATAGCCCCATGAGCCGGCGCGCCGGGCCGCATCCAATGATCGCCATCCCCTTCAACGAAAGCGGCGACCAGCTGGTCATGCAACTGCCCGAACGCCTCAGCCCTTGGCATAACCACGCCCTGTTGGTCGCCGCTACCGTATATCTGCCCCCCGTGGTGCTGTCGGTCCTGTTCGGCTGGCTGCTCTACCGGCTCCTCATTTCACCCCTCGATCATCTGCGCCGCCAAGCCAACACAGTGCGCGGAAACCGTCTGAGTTCACTGCTGCCCCTCGCGCTAACCCGCCGCAACGACGAATTGGGGGAGCTTGGCCGCTCGCTCGAATACCTGACCCGGCGCTTGCACGACTCGATCCGCCAGCAGCAACAGCTATTGCGCGACCTGTCCCACGAGTTGCGCACGCCCCTGAGCCGACTTCGGGTCGCCTGCGAAAGCGATCTGCCTCAGGCGATATTGCGCGAGCGTGTGGAGCGAGAGGTCACCGGCATGCAGCGTCTGGTCGACGGCACGCTGGAGCTGGCCTGGCTCGACAGCGAGCAGCCACAGCTCGCGCGCGAAGCTGTCGATGTCGAGTCCCTTTGGAACCTGATCTGCGAGGACGCCTGCTTCGAATCCGGATGGCCGAGAACCCGCCTTCACAGCGACATTCCAAAAGACTGCCAGGTTTTCGGCAACCTCAACGCCCTGGCCCAGGCGATGGAGAACGTCCTGCGCAACGCCATCCGCCACTCTCCAGCCGACGGCACAGTACGCCTGACTGCCCGCCGCGAAGATGCCCACTGGCGTTTGAGCATCGACGACCAGGGCCCCGGCGTACGGCCGGATCAGCTCGACATGATGTTCCGCCCGTTCTCTCGCCTGAGCGCCTCCCGGCCGGGTGGCGATGGCTTCGGCCTGGGTCTCGCCATCGCACGCGGCATGATGGTGCTTCAGGGAGGTCGCATCTGGGCGGAAAACCTCCACCCGGGCCTACGCGTAAATTTTGTCCTGCAAGATGTATAG
- a CDS encoding amidohydrolase family protein, which yields MTGLHPIALTGVDTHAHIFRQDLPMVANRRYSPHYDALVEQYLAHLDRHRLSHGVLIQPSFLGTDNQFMLDALRRYPKRLRAVAVVNAKVSEAHLDELAEAGVVGIRLNLIGKTLTDYSGPAWSGLFQRLATRGWQVEIQRGIEDVAQVVPSILGCGVQVVIDHFGLPTGGIDASRPNHKAFLALLGDERVWLKLSAAYRSQSDLAQASVVLQQVREASGGIDRFVWGSDWPNTQFEQQTDYDRQCAFLHALLPDAGERAQVLTDNPAKLFGFGISR from the coding sequence ATGACCGGCCTTCATCCAATCGCCCTCACGGGCGTGGACACGCATGCACACATTTTTCGCCAGGACCTGCCGATGGTTGCCAACCGTCGCTACAGCCCCCATTACGATGCGCTGGTCGAGCAGTACCTGGCGCATCTCGACCGCCATCGCCTGTCTCATGGCGTGCTGATCCAGCCGAGCTTCCTGGGGACCGACAATCAGTTCATGCTCGATGCGCTACGTCGCTATCCGAAGCGTCTGCGCGCCGTGGCGGTGGTCAATGCGAAGGTCAGCGAGGCTCATCTGGACGAACTGGCCGAGGCAGGTGTGGTGGGCATCCGCCTGAACCTGATCGGCAAGACGCTGACGGACTACAGCGGCCCCGCCTGGTCCGGGCTGTTCCAGCGGCTGGCAACGCGTGGCTGGCAGGTGGAGATCCAGCGCGGTATAGAGGATGTGGCACAGGTCGTTCCGTCGATCCTCGGATGCGGCGTCCAGGTGGTCATCGACCACTTCGGCCTGCCGACCGGCGGCATCGATGCCAGCAGGCCCAACCACAAGGCATTTCTCGCCCTGCTGGGAGACGAGCGGGTATGGCTCAAGCTGTCGGCCGCCTATCGCAGCCAGTCCGACCTGGCCCAGGCAAGCGTGGTGCTGCAGCAGGTGCGTGAAGCGAGCGGCGGCATCGATCGATTTGTCTGGGGCAGCGACTGGCCCAACACCCAGTTCGAGCAACAGACCGACTACGACCGGCAGTGCGCCTTCCTCCACGCCCTGCTTCCGGATGCGGGCGAGCGCGCCCAGGTGCTGACGGATAACCCGGCGAAGCTGTTCGGCTTCGGCATTTCCCGCTAA
- a CDS encoding SLC13 family permease, which translates to MMSMLVVAAIVVAVALGYKTKINIGLFAIAFAYLIGCFGMGLSPSEVISLWPLKIFFIIFSVCLFYSFATVNGTLEKLAEHLIYHCRSVPQLLPFAVFFTATAISAMGAGYYTVLAFMAPITLLLCERTGMSLIAGGMAVNYGALSGANFVSSQSGIIFRGLMVNAGIPESDAFINAAGIFVSTLVIPLLVISVLVFMTGHGKAMKACAYVATEPTPLNREQKLTLWLTLAMMAIVLAAPIAHIALPDNATVSFINSKMDIGLIASLFSVIALLLKLGDERKAMASVPWSTLIMICGVGMLISVAIKAGTIDVLASWMGSSLPPLMVPIVFGIVAAFMSLFSSTLGVVTPALFPMVPPIASALGLDPMILFVAIVVGAQATSISPFSSGGSLILGSCPTEQSRTSLFPQLLFRAAPLGFVAALLFNGLLTFVY; encoded by the coding sequence ATGATGAGCATGCTCGTCGTCGCGGCCATCGTCGTCGCCGTCGCCCTTGGTTACAAGACCAAGATCAACATCGGTCTGTTCGCCATCGCGTTCGCCTACCTGATCGGCTGTTTCGGTATGGGCCTGAGCCCGTCCGAGGTGATCAGCCTGTGGCCGCTGAAGATTTTCTTCATCATTTTTTCGGTCTGCCTGTTCTACAGTTTCGCGACGGTCAACGGCACCTTGGAAAAACTTGCCGAACACCTGATCTACCACTGCCGCTCGGTCCCGCAGTTGCTGCCGTTTGCGGTCTTTTTCACCGCCACGGCGATCTCCGCGATGGGCGCTGGCTATTACACCGTGCTGGCATTCATGGCGCCGATCACCCTGCTGCTTTGCGAGCGCACCGGCATGAGCCTCATCGCCGGGGGGATGGCCGTCAACTATGGTGCCTTGAGTGGTGCGAACTTCGTGTCCAGCCAGAGCGGCATCATCTTCCGTGGCCTGATGGTCAACGCGGGCATCCCGGAGAGCGACGCGTTCATCAACGCGGCGGGCATCTTCGTCAGCACCCTGGTAATCCCGTTGCTGGTGATCTCGGTGCTGGTGTTCATGACCGGTCATGGCAAGGCGATGAAAGCCTGCGCCTACGTCGCCACCGAGCCGACGCCGCTGAACCGTGAGCAGAAGCTGACGCTGTGGCTGACGCTGGCGATGATGGCCATCGTGCTGGCGGCACCTATCGCGCATATCGCCCTGCCGGACAATGCGACGGTCAGTTTTATCAACTCGAAGATGGACATCGGCCTGATCGCCAGCCTGTTTTCCGTGATCGCGCTGCTGTTGAAACTGGGCGACGAGCGCAAGGCCATGGCCTCGGTGCCGTGGAGCACGCTGATCATGATCTGCGGGGTGGGCATGCTCATCTCGGTCGCCATCAAGGCTGGCACCATCGACGTCCTGGCTTCGTGGATGGGCAGCAGCCTGCCGCCGCTCATGGTACCGATCGTCTTCGGCATCGTGGCCGCGTTCATGTCGCTGTTTTCCAGCACGCTGGGGGTGGTCACGCCGGCGTTGTTCCCGATGGTGCCGCCCATTGCATCCGCGCTGGGACTCGATCCGATGATCCTGTTCGTAGCCATCGTCGTCGGCGCGCAGGCGACCTCGATCTCGCCATTCTCGTCGGGTGGCAGCCTGATCCTGGGATCGTGCCCGACCGAACAGAGCCGCACCTCGCTGTTCCCGCAATTGCTGTTCCGAGCCGCCCCGCTGGGCTTCGTCGCAGCGCTGCTGTTCAACGGGCTGCTGACGTTCGTTTATTGA
- a CDS encoding SDR family oxidoreductase, producing MTNQALVVGASGIVGTAVSRLLVEDGWAVAGLARRPSTQAGVTPVSADLLDPTALASSLSALAPTHVFLTTWARQATEAENIRVNAQMIRNLLEAVRPSGSVRHVALVTGLKHYLGPFEAYGKGSLPQTPFREEQGRLDVENFYYAQEDEVFAAADRDGFTWSVHRPHTVTGVAVGNAMNMATTLAVYASVCRFTGRPFRFPGSAVQWNSLTDMTDADQLAKHLRWASTTPAAANQAFNIVNGDVFRWKWMWERIAQWFGIEAAPFDGQPAPLEQQMAGDGDVWKEMAKQFSLAEPDIDMLISPWHTDADLGRPIEVVTDMSKSRKLGFLDYQASDEAFYNVFSRLRASKLIP from the coding sequence ATGACAAATCAAGCACTGGTGGTCGGCGCCAGCGGCATTGTCGGCACGGCGGTGTCGCGCCTGCTGGTCGAAGACGGCTGGGCGGTTGCCGGACTCGCGCGGCGACCCAGTACCCAAGCGGGTGTCACGCCGGTCAGCGCCGATTTGCTGGATCCGACAGCGTTGGCGTCCAGCTTGAGCGCGCTCGCGCCGACTCACGTCTTCCTGACGACCTGGGCCCGGCAAGCCACCGAAGCGGAGAATATCCGCGTCAACGCACAGATGATCCGCAACCTGCTCGAAGCCGTCCGGCCCTCCGGCTCGGTGCGTCATGTGGCATTGGTCACCGGGCTCAAGCACTACCTTGGCCCGTTCGAAGCCTACGGCAAGGGCTCGCTGCCACAAACCCCCTTTCGCGAAGAACAGGGGCGGCTGGACGTCGAGAACTTCTACTACGCCCAGGAAGACGAGGTGTTCGCGGCAGCGGATCGAGACGGCTTCACCTGGAGCGTTCACCGCCCCCACACCGTCACCGGTGTCGCCGTCGGCAACGCGATGAACATGGCGACCACGCTGGCCGTCTACGCGTCGGTCTGTCGGTTTACCGGCCGACCGTTCCGCTTCCCGGGTTCGGCGGTCCAGTGGAACAGCCTCACCGACATGACCGACGCCGATCAGCTTGCCAAGCACCTGCGGTGGGCCTCGACGACCCCGGCGGCAGCCAATCAGGCCTTCAACATCGTCAATGGCGACGTGTTCCGCTGGAAGTGGATGTGGGAGCGCATTGCGCAGTGGTTCGGCATCGAAGCGGCCCCGTTCGATGGCCAACCCGCTCCGCTGGAGCAGCAGATGGCGGGCGACGGCGATGTCTGGAAAGAGATGGCGAAGCAGTTCAGCCTGGCCGAGCCGGACATCGACATGCTCATCTCGCCATGGCACACCGATGCGGACCTGGGTCGACCAATCGAGGTGGTAACGGACATGTCGAAAAGCCGCAAGCTCGGTTTCCTGGACTACCAGGCGAGTGACGAGGCCTTCTATAACGTCTTCTCCCGGTTGCGGGCGAGTAAGCTCATCCCCTGA
- a CDS encoding winged helix-turn-helix transcriptional regulator encodes MKPGSDEEQWREDCAPRRVLEIFSTKWTSMILHTLHARHQGVARSGVLHRSLPGISKKMLVQTLRELEASGLIERRALDSVPPAVSYALSPLGELMVQPIEMVYEWARNHSAALDQLQPRPTSRRRDP; translated from the coding sequence ATGAAACCGGGCTCTGATGAAGAACAATGGCGCGAAGACTGCGCGCCAAGGCGTGTGCTGGAAATCTTCTCCACCAAATGGACCAGCATGATTCTCCATACGCTCCATGCGCGACACCAGGGAGTCGCCCGCAGCGGCGTGCTGCATCGAAGCCTGCCGGGTATTTCCAAGAAGATGCTGGTGCAGACGCTCCGGGAGCTGGAGGCCAGTGGACTGATCGAGCGCCGCGCCCTGGACTCGGTCCCGCCGGCGGTGAGCTATGCGCTCTCACCCCTTGGCGAACTCATGGTCCAGCCCATCGAGATGGTCTACGAATGGGCGAGAAATCACTCGGCCGCCCTCGACCAGCTACAACCGAGGCCCACCTCACGCAGGCGCGACCCGTGA
- a CDS encoding DUF2141 domain-containing protein — protein MKALSILGVALAVWLPTAKAQVLEVTLSGLEHDNGQVAVAVYADPKTFRKDNQAFATQKASAAKGTVTLVFSDVPAGRYAVLAYHDENDNGELDRRFGMIPTEGYGLSNNPKVIGPPSFEDSAFEVTAGEPARITLQMRY, from the coding sequence ATGAAAGCACTTTCTATTCTGGGCGTCGCCCTCGCCGTCTGGCTGCCCACGGCCAAGGCCCAGGTGCTCGAGGTCACGCTCAGCGGGCTCGAGCATGACAACGGCCAGGTAGCCGTGGCGGTGTACGCGGACCCGAAGACCTTTCGCAAGGATAACCAGGCTTTTGCCACGCAGAAGGCCAGCGCCGCAAAGGGCACCGTGACGCTGGTGTTCAGCGATGTGCCAGCCGGGCGCTACGCGGTGCTCGCTTACCACGATGAAAACGACAACGGCGAACTGGATCGACGCTTCGGCATGATTCCCACGGAAGGCTATGGGCTGTCGAACAATCCCAAGGTGATCGGGCCGCCGTCTTTCGAGGACAGTGCGTTCGAGGTGACCGCCGGCGAGCCCGCCCGCATCACGTTGCAGATGCGTTACTAG
- a CDS encoding response regulator transcription factor: protein MASSAARQILAIEDDPILGTHLKTSLESRGFQVTLASDGLSGLALARDSAYDLILLDVMLPELSGMELLMRLRSQRRTPVLMMSALGNEAHRIQGFDSGADDYLPKPFSLEELQVRIAAILRRVAYERSVQPASNDEALRFDDQRSDVRHEGRWVGLTATEYRLIKVLHEAAGEVLSKPFLYQQALRRGYSQHDRSLDMHISNIRRKLAREQVTTLRLESVWGKGYVLDLQAS from the coding sequence ATGGCATCTTCCGCAGCCCGACAGATCCTGGCGATCGAGGACGATCCGATTCTGGGTACTCATCTGAAGACCTCGCTGGAAAGCCGCGGCTTTCAGGTAACCCTCGCCAGCGACGGGCTGAGCGGCCTGGCGCTGGCTCGCGACTCGGCTTACGACCTGATCCTGCTGGATGTGATGCTGCCCGAACTCAGCGGTATGGAGTTGCTGATGCGGCTGCGGAGCCAACGCCGTACACCGGTACTGATGATGTCCGCGCTGGGTAACGAGGCGCATCGCATCCAGGGTTTCGACAGCGGCGCGGACGACTACCTGCCCAAGCCGTTCAGCCTTGAGGAATTGCAGGTCCGCATCGCAGCCATCCTGCGGCGCGTCGCGTACGAGCGCAGCGTTCAGCCGGCCTCCAATGATGAGGCGCTACGCTTCGACGACCAGCGCAGCGATGTCCGCCACGAGGGTCGCTGGGTCGGCCTGACGGCCACCGAATATCGGCTGATCAAAGTGCTCCACGAGGCCGCTGGCGAGGTCCTGAGCAAGCCATTCCTGTACCAACAGGCGTTACGCCGCGGGTACTCGCAGCATGACCGCAGCCTGGACATGCATATCAGCAATATCCGTCGCAAACTGGCGCGCGAACAGGTGACGACGCTGCGTCTGGAGTCGGTGTGGGGCAAGGGCTACGTACTGGATCTGCAGGCCAGCTGA
- a CDS encoding GntR family transcriptional regulator, whose translation MTAPTLGYDERLPLYQRLREEMLARIASGEWTPGAPIPTEAELTRHYGVAIGTVRKAVDTLVNEGLLLRSQGRGTFVRRPNFDASLARFFRQVNASGGREIPTSRILSRTLQTPTQTVTTALELTDGEQVIHMQRLRMVEGRTLFHEDIWLPAARFGALLEIDVERFGELLYPFYEKQCGQCIASAKETLTVGAADSAMASTLSIKEGAPVVTIERTALGYDRSPLEYRLSRAAAEGFRYQIDIC comes from the coding sequence ATGACCGCCCCGACACTTGGATATGACGAGCGCCTGCCGCTCTATCAGCGCCTACGTGAAGAAATGCTGGCCAGGATCGCCTCGGGCGAATGGACGCCCGGCGCGCCTATTCCGACCGAAGCGGAACTGACGCGCCACTATGGCGTGGCCATCGGAACGGTGCGCAAGGCCGTGGATACCCTGGTCAACGAAGGGTTGCTGCTGCGCAGCCAGGGGCGTGGCACCTTCGTCCGTCGGCCGAACTTCGACGCATCGCTGGCGCGGTTCTTTCGCCAGGTGAATGCCAGCGGCGGGCGTGAGATACCCACCAGCCGCATCCTCTCCAGGACATTGCAGACGCCCACGCAAACGGTGACGACCGCGCTGGAGTTGACCGATGGCGAGCAGGTCATCCATATGCAGCGCTTGCGGATGGTCGAAGGCCGTACCTTGTTCCACGAGGATATCTGGCTGCCGGCCGCGCGCTTTGGCGCGTTACTCGAGATCGATGTCGAACGTTTTGGCGAACTGCTTTATCCGTTCTATGAAAAGCAGTGCGGCCAGTGCATCGCCTCCGCCAAGGAAACGCTCACGGTCGGGGCTGCCGACAGCGCCATGGCCAGCACGCTGTCGATCAAAGAGGGCGCACCGGTGGTGACCATCGAGCGCACGGCCCTGGGCTATGACCGGTCCCCTCTGGAATACCGCTTGTCCCGCGCGGCGGCAGAGGGGTTCCGGTATCAGATCGATATCTGCTGA
- a CDS encoding methyl-accepting chemotaxis protein has protein sequence MKNWFADISMTKKLAIGFGSVLMLTAALAAYGWISLGSVTHRSALIAQIASLNESLAGLRVARLQYMLDNGDAKSAEAVTEALERFSTQLEAVSSHFADPENRALLRRQAEHIQGYRAALAKMRSAYAAGNAARADMGQYAALASEPIDAMSKAVERLPDNRYAGLQATSDLRMQWQLVRYQMRGYNSTPTADVAARVEQQIEQARQSAARLRAVLGEDFAAQVAVTEQALDGYLVALRAVVAQTEAITAARQEMASQTAEIYRLGMALTQAQDARRDEETAQARMTQIIVTILALLIGSMAAWLITRQITRPLAETLAVVRNIAAGDLTDQRCIERQDEIGALQQGVMSMAATLRTLISGIRDSVTQMASAAEQLSAVTEQTSIGMNGQRAETDQVATAMHEMSATVQEVARNAEQASQAATDADREARAGDAVVCEAVAQIERLSQEMLRSTEAMARLESESNRIGSVMDVIKTVAEQTNLLALNAAIEAARAGEAGRGFAVVADEVRGLARRTQKSTEEIEQLVAGLQHGTQQVAVAMQTSHNLTESSVELTRKAGLALNDITAKVSNIQAMNQQIAAAAEEQGVVAEEISRSVVNVRDISEQTATASDETAASSTELARLGNELQAMVSRFRV, from the coding sequence ATGAAGAACTGGTTTGCCGATATCAGCATGACCAAGAAACTGGCGATCGGCTTCGGCTCGGTGCTGATGCTCACAGCCGCACTGGCCGCCTACGGCTGGATCAGCCTGGGGAGCGTGACGCATCGCAGCGCCCTGATCGCGCAGATCGCATCACTGAACGAGTCGCTGGCCGGGCTGAGGGTGGCGCGCCTGCAATACATGCTCGACAACGGCGACGCCAAGTCGGCCGAGGCCGTGACCGAGGCCCTGGAACGATTTTCGACGCAGCTCGAGGCGGTCTCGTCGCATTTCGCCGATCCCGAAAACAGGGCACTGCTGCGCCGTCAAGCCGAGCATATCCAGGGCTACCGCGCCGCGTTGGCGAAGATGCGTAGCGCCTATGCCGCCGGCAACGCCGCGCGCGCGGACATGGGGCAGTACGCCGCGCTCGCCAGCGAACCCATCGATGCCATGAGCAAGGCAGTCGAGCGTCTGCCGGACAACCGCTATGCCGGTCTACAGGCGACCTCGGACCTTCGCATGCAATGGCAGCTGGTGCGCTACCAGATGCGCGGCTACAACTCGACACCTACCGCCGACGTCGCCGCCAGGGTCGAACAACAGATCGAGCAGGCCCGGCAATCGGCTGCGCGCTTGAGGGCAGTGCTGGGAGAAGATTTTGCCGCTCAGGTGGCTGTCACCGAGCAGGCGCTCGACGGGTATCTGGTGGCACTCAGAGCGGTCGTGGCGCAAACCGAGGCGATCACGGCCGCGCGCCAGGAAATGGCGAGCCAGACCGCCGAGATCTACCGTCTCGGCATGGCGCTGACCCAGGCCCAGGACGCCAGGCGTGACGAGGAAACCGCCCAGGCCCGTATGACGCAGATCATAGTGACAATCCTGGCCCTGCTTATCGGCTCGATGGCCGCCTGGCTGATCACGCGCCAGATCACCCGGCCGTTGGCAGAAACGCTTGCGGTCGTCAGAAATATCGCGGCGGGCGACCTGACCGACCAGCGCTGCATCGAACGCCAGGATGAGATCGGTGCGTTGCAGCAGGGTGTGATGAGCATGGCGGCCACGTTGCGCACGCTCATCAGCGGCATACGCGACAGCGTTACGCAGATGGCCAGCGCGGCCGAGCAATTGTCCGCGGTTACCGAGCAGACCAGCATTGGCATGAACGGCCAGCGAGCCGAGACCGATCAGGTCGCAACGGCGATGCATGAAATGTCCGCCACGGTGCAGGAAGTGGCGCGCAACGCCGAGCAGGCCTCGCAGGCCGCCACTGACGCGGACCGGGAAGCGCGCGCGGGCGACGCGGTCGTCTGCGAGGCGGTCGCTCAGATCGAGCGGCTTTCGCAGGAAATGCTCCGCTCGACCGAAGCGATGGCCAGGCTGGAATCGGAAAGCAATCGAATCGGCAGCGTCATGGACGTGATCAAGACGGTGGCCGAACAGACCAACTTGCTGGCCCTCAATGCAGCTATCGAGGCTGCGCGTGCCGGCGAAGCGGGCCGCGGGTTTGCCGTCGTAGCCGACGAAGTACGAGGCCTGGCTCGGCGCACCCAGAAATCGACCGAAGAAATCGAGCAGCTGGTCGCCGGGCTGCAACACGGCACGCAGCAGGTCGCCGTCGCGATGCAGACCAGCCACAACCTGACCGAAAGCAGCGTTGAACTCACGCGCAAGGCCGGGCTGGCGCTTAACGACATCACGGCCAAGGTCTCCAATATCCAAGCGATGAACCAGCAGATCGCCGCCGCCGCCGAAGAGCAAGGCGTCGTCGCCGAGGAGATCAGTCGCAGCGTGGTCAATGTGCGCGACATCTCCGAGCAGACCGCGACGGCCAGCGACGAGACCGCCGCATCGAGCACCGAACTGGCTCGCCTCGGCAACGAGCTGCAAGCGATGGTCAGCCGCTTCCGCGTCTGA
- a CDS encoding CAP domain-containing protein yields the protein MHLFRCFLLLIAVLGGGRPVVAASGAEEAQLIASINVYRSEVQRCESRPSEELTPLSHDSRLLLPATGAGDLQGSLARAGYPMASVQAISLSGPRDARAAMQALRESFCRVVLDPQYVDIGVSREGRDWRVVLARPLLGGHLKDWQAEGQQLLAHVNRLREQPRHCGGKPYAAAAALSWNTTLATVAEEHSRAMANGNVFGHLDRDGRTPGDRAELAGYPGGPIGQNIAAALDRPRLIAEGWLASPGQCANVMNPRFTEFGAAYASDPRSDAGIYWTAMFGGH from the coding sequence ATGCACCTGTTTCGCTGTTTTCTGCTTCTGATCGCGGTGCTTGGCGGCGGTCGCCCTGTCGTCGCCGCAAGCGGCGCGGAGGAGGCCCAACTGATCGCGTCGATCAACGTCTATCGCAGCGAAGTCCAGCGTTGCGAAAGTCGGCCGAGCGAGGAACTGACACCGCTTTCTCACGACTCACGGCTGTTGTTGCCAGCGACCGGTGCCGGTGATCTGCAAGGCTCGTTGGCCCGTGCCGGTTATCCGATGGCCAGCGTGCAAGCCATCAGCCTGTCCGGCCCGCGCGACGCTCGAGCGGCCATGCAGGCGCTGCGTGAAAGCTTCTGCCGGGTCGTGCTCGACCCGCAGTATGTCGATATCGGCGTAAGCCGCGAGGGCCGCGATTGGCGGGTGGTTTTGGCGCGACCACTGCTGGGCGGACACCTGAAGGACTGGCAGGCCGAAGGGCAACAGTTGCTCGCGCACGTCAATCGCCTCCGCGAACAGCCGCGTCACTGCGGCGGCAAACCGTACGCCGCGGCGGCTGCGCTGAGCTGGAATACGACGCTCGCCACGGTCGCTGAAGAACACAGCCGGGCCATGGCCAACGGCAACGTATTTGGCCACCTCGACCGCGACGGCCGCACGCCGGGCGACCGGGCGGAGCTGGCCGGTTATCCCGGTGGGCCGATCGGCCAGAATATTGCGGCCGCGCTGGACAGGCCGCGCCTGATAGCCGAAGGCTGGCTGGCCAGCCCGGGGCAATGCGCGAATGTGATGAACCCACGATTCACCGAGTTCGGCGCCGCCTATGCCAGCGATCCAAGAAGCGATGCCGGCATTTACTGGACGGCGATGTTTGGCGGGCACTGA
- a CDS encoding AAC(3)-I family aminoglycoside N-acetyltransferase codes for MTRQINVRALRPDDVPHMRDMLGMFGHAFQDLPTYTDDQPSTPYLADLLSSDTFVALAAFDGGQLVGGLAAYVLRKFERPRREVYIYDLAVAESHRRRGIATALIRGLQRWGREAGAYVIFVQADYGDEPAVALYTKLGRREDVMHFDISIDLQPSPA; via the coding sequence ATGACCCGACAGATCAACGTCCGCGCACTCCGACCAGACGACGTTCCGCATATGCGGGACATGCTCGGCATGTTCGGCCACGCTTTCCAAGACCTTCCCACCTATACCGACGACCAGCCCTCGACGCCTTATCTGGCAGACCTGCTGTCGAGCGATACCTTCGTTGCATTGGCCGCATTCGACGGCGGCCAGCTCGTCGGTGGGCTGGCTGCCTACGTACTGCGAAAATTCGAGCGACCGCGGCGTGAGGTCTATATCTACGATCTGGCAGTCGCCGAATCCCACCGGCGTCGCGGCATCGCCACGGCGTTGATCCGGGGGTTACAACGCTGGGGGCGGGAGGCAGGCGCCTATGTCATCTTCGTTCAGGCCGACTACGGCGACGAGCCGGCGGTCGCGCTTTACACCAAACTGGGCAGACGAGAGGACGTCATGCACTTCGACATCAGCATCGACCTTCAGCCGAGCCCCGCCTGA